A portion of the Brevundimonas pondensis genome contains these proteins:
- a CDS encoding GntR family transcriptional regulator: MPFLEAIGSLDAQRPAPLYQQLQQAVRQAIERRTLKPDDALPPERDLANELAVSRITIRKAFDGLVAEGLLTRRQGAGTFVAARVEKSFSKLTSFSEDMAARGRKATSSWLSRSEGTVTPEESLTLGLSPGAPVYRFHRIRFADGAPMALEYSTVPASCLSSLEAVTTSLYQALAVSGHRPNRALQRLRAVLFSAEQCQLLGIAPGAPGLLIERRAFHNGEPVEVTQSYYRGDAYDFVAELNDGPA; this comes from the coding sequence ATGCCGTTTCTTGAAGCCATAGGATCGCTGGACGCCCAGAGGCCCGCGCCGCTGTATCAGCAGCTGCAGCAAGCCGTTCGCCAGGCCATCGAGCGCCGCACGCTCAAGCCCGACGACGCTCTGCCGCCAGAGCGGGACCTGGCCAATGAACTGGCGGTGTCACGCATCACTATCCGCAAGGCTTTCGACGGCCTGGTGGCCGAGGGCCTGCTGACGCGACGTCAGGGCGCGGGCACCTTCGTCGCCGCCCGTGTCGAAAAGAGCTTCTCCAAGCTGACCTCCTTTTCCGAGGACATGGCTGCGCGCGGCCGCAAGGCCACCAGTTCATGGCTGAGCCGCAGCGAAGGCACGGTCACGCCCGAGGAATCCCTGACCCTGGGGCTCAGCCCCGGAGCACCGGTCTATCGTTTTCACCGCATCCGTTTCGCCGACGGCGCGCCAATGGCGCTAGAGTACTCGACGGTGCCGGCTTCCTGCCTGTCTAGCCTCGAGGCGGTGACGACATCTCTCTATCAGGCGTTGGCGGTCAGCGGACATCGACCGAATCGCGCCCTGCAACGCCTGCGCGCGGTTCTGTTCAGCGCCGAGCAGTGCCAGCTTCTGGGCATCGCCCCCGGCGCACCCGGCCTGCTGATCGAACGGCGCGCCTTCCATAACGGCGAACCGGTGGAAGTGACCCAGTCCTATTATCGCGGCGACG